In Bacillus sp. NP247, one DNA window encodes the following:
- a CDS encoding GTP pyrophosphokinase family protein, producing MNRNWEEFLAPYHQAVAELKVKLKGMRTQFAMLTEHSPIEFVTGRVKSVASIIDKAEKRNVPLDRLREDMQDIAGLRMMCQFVDEIKPVVEYLRKRNDFEIVEERDYVTQKKDSGYRSYHVVISYPVQTIQGEKKVLVEIQIRTLAMNFWATIEHSLNYKYSGRFPEDIKIRLQRAAEAAFLLDEEMSSIRLEIQEAQKVFSRKQETKDSES from the coding sequence ATGAATCGTAATTGGGAAGAATTTTTAGCACCTTATCACCAAGCGGTGGCGGAGCTGAAAGTGAAACTAAAAGGAATGCGTACTCAATTTGCAATGTTAACGGAGCATTCTCCAATTGAGTTTGTAACAGGAAGGGTAAAGTCGGTTGCAAGTATTATTGATAAAGCGGAGAAGAGAAATGTACCGCTAGACCGGCTCAGAGAAGATATGCAGGACATCGCGGGCCTTCGAATGATGTGTCAATTTGTTGATGAGATTAAGCCTGTTGTAGAATATCTTCGAAAACGAAATGATTTTGAAATTGTGGAAGAACGTGATTATGTAACGCAAAAGAAAGATAGCGGCTATCGCTCTTACCACGTTGTCATTAGTTATCCTGTTCAAACGATACAGGGAGAAAAAAAAGTGTTAGTTGAAATTCAAATTCGCACGTTAGCAATGAATTTTTGGGCAACGATTGAGCATTCTTTAAATTACAAATATAGTGGACGTTTTCCTGAAGATATTAAAATACGCTTACAACGTGCAGCGGAAGCGGCGTTTTTATTAGATGAAGAAATGTCTTCCATTCGTCTTGAAATTCAAGAAGCGCAAAAGGTCTTTTCACGAAAGCAGGAAACGAAAGATTCTGAATCATAA
- a CDS encoding NAD kinase, whose translation MKFTIMSKGDQSSDTLASTMKEYLLDFGFIMDEKEPDIVISVGGDGTLLYAFHRYYNRLDETAFVGVHTGHLGFYADWLPTEVEKLVIAIAKTPFQVVEYPLLEVIIRYVNGSKESQYLAMNEATVKSAEGTLVTEVEIRGEYFETFRGDGLCISTPSGSTAYNKALGGAIIHPSIEAIQIAEMASINNRVFRTVGSPLVLPKHHTCVLKPAVGMNLQITVDHLTMVHQDVKSIQYRVANEKVRFVRFRPFPFWKRVRDSFVADK comes from the coding sequence ATGAAATTTACAATTATGTCAAAGGGAGATCAATCATCAGATACATTAGCAAGTACGATGAAAGAATACTTGCTAGACTTTGGATTTATAATGGATGAAAAGGAACCTGACATTGTAATTTCTGTTGGGGGAGATGGAACGCTTTTATATGCATTCCATCGTTACTATAATCGATTAGATGAAACCGCATTTGTTGGTGTACATACAGGGCATTTAGGTTTCTATGCAGATTGGTTACCGACGGAAGTAGAGAAGTTGGTGATTGCAATCGCTAAAACCCCATTCCAAGTAGTCGAATATCCGCTTTTAGAAGTGATTATTCGCTATGTGAATGGTAGTAAAGAGTCGCAGTATTTGGCGATGAATGAAGCGACTGTAAAAAGTGCAGAAGGTACATTAGTAACAGAAGTGGAAATACGCGGAGAGTATTTCGAAACGTTCCGCGGAGATGGCCTTTGTATTTCTACTCCTTCAGGAAGTACCGCGTATAATAAGGCGCTTGGCGGAGCAATTATTCACCCTTCTATTGAAGCGATTCAAATTGCAGAAATGGCATCTATTAACAATCGTGTATTTCGTACGGTAGGTTCGCCGCTCGTACTGCCGAAGCATCATACATGCGTTTTAAAGCCGGCTGTAGGAATGAACTTGCAAATTACGGTGGATCATTTGACGATGGTTCATCAAGATGTGAAATCAATTCAGTATCGCGTTGCAAACGAGAAAGTACGATTTGTTCGTTTCCGTCCGTTCCCATTCTGGAAACGTGTTCGTGACTCGTTTGTTGCAGATAAATAG
- a CDS encoding RluA family pseudouridine synthase, which yields MNRFTLKWDIRLAEEGTLVREFLKAKGISKAALTDIKFRGGAIEVNGQHTSVRHKLQAGEELQVFFPVEERSEGMEVEEIPLCIVYEDDEVLVINKEANMSTIPSREHPSGSVANALLYHYDKQNLASTVHIVTRLDRDTSGLMLIAKNRFVHHLLSKQHQQKGVKRTYEAIVHGTILEEVGTIDAPIGRKADSIIERTVCKDGQRAVTHFRVIESSSDKTHVSLELETGRTHQIRVHMAYIGHPLLGDDLYGGRRDVIKRQALHSTSLTFYHPILEKEMTFTVSIPDDMQSALHNN from the coding sequence TTGAACAGATTTACATTGAAATGGGATATAAGGCTGGCTGAAGAGGGAACTTTAGTTAGAGAATTTTTGAAAGCAAAAGGGATTTCGAAAGCTGCTTTAACGGATATAAAATTCCGAGGCGGAGCAATTGAAGTAAACGGTCAACACACGAGTGTTCGTCACAAGTTACAAGCTGGTGAAGAGTTACAAGTCTTTTTTCCAGTGGAGGAAAGAAGTGAAGGGATGGAAGTGGAAGAGATCCCTTTATGTATCGTATATGAAGATGATGAGGTTCTTGTTATAAATAAAGAAGCAAATATGTCGACGATTCCGTCTAGGGAGCACCCGTCAGGAAGTGTTGCAAACGCACTTTTATATCATTATGATAAACAAAATCTTGCAAGTACGGTGCACATCGTGACGAGGTTAGACCGTGATACTTCAGGGCTTATGTTAATTGCGAAAAACAGATTCGTTCACCACCTTTTATCGAAGCAGCATCAACAAAAAGGGGTGAAACGAACATATGAGGCAATCGTTCATGGGACTATTTTAGAAGAAGTAGGAACGATTGATGCGCCAATCGGACGAAAAGCGGATAGTATTATCGAGCGAACTGTCTGTAAAGATGGTCAAAGAGCTGTTACTCATTTTAGAGTGATAGAAAGTTCTTCCGATAAGACGCATGTATCGCTTGAGCTCGAGACGGGAAGAACACATCAAATTCGTGTACATATGGCATATATAGGACATCCGCTACTTGGGGATGATTTATATGGCGGCCGAAGAGATGTGATAAAACGCCAAGCGCTTCATAGTACGTCTTTGACGTTTTATCACCCTATTTTAGAAAAGGAAATGACTTTTACCGTAAGTATCCCAGATGACATGCAATCCGCTTTACATAACAATTAA
- a CDS encoding peptidase G2 autoproteolytic cleavage domain-containing protein: MKKKSSKQKRKFHPLYHPMYGINNWCSIRAAAIEEQESSKKSKPREKYVSLENAVMRRIIDSRKIKAKQKKKLASNNDEPVLDSEKIQENIEESIPAAIKEKVQPEIPATIINQVKKIKEALISGNDVQIERSAPTQAPVPTPIKKENNKGARHAYKQGLHSKADGIASHAEGLLTHATGPFSHAEGTKTKATGHSSHSEGSETTAGGSYSHAEGKHTISLGEAAHAEGTATIANGFSSHAEGTHTSTANFAGSHIMGRFGTAEEAYSWFIANGTSETNHNIGAKWLAHNGEMYIDGASYNASGTDFAQMFETADHKPIDVGYFVTFSSEEKIRVATSNDSFILGISSATPALIGNSGALSWQKRYETDSFGKRQYTRTNKQEIQPLLNTEWDPACKYISRKDRTEWLPVGLIGQMLVRDDGTCETHGYCRPNDDGIATKAESGFFVIKRTGENQILILFR, from the coding sequence ATGAAGAAAAAATCTTCTAAACAAAAAAGAAAATTCCATCCTTTATACCATCCCATGTATGGAATTAACAACTGGTGCAGTATTCGAGCTGCTGCTATAGAAGAACAAGAGTCATCAAAAAAAAGCAAACCGAGAGAAAAATATGTCTCTTTAGAAAATGCTGTTATGAGGCGAATTATAGATAGCAGGAAAATAAAAGCAAAACAAAAAAAGAAGCTCGCTTCTAATAATGATGAACCTGTTCTCGATTCGGAAAAGATACAAGAAAATATAGAAGAAAGCATTCCTGCAGCAATAAAGGAAAAAGTACAACCAGAAATTCCAGCTACTATTATAAATCAAGTAAAAAAAATAAAAGAAGCATTAATCTCGGGCAATGATGTACAAATAGAAAGATCCGCCCCTACTCAGGCGCCTGTACCTACACCTATAAAAAAAGAAAATAACAAAGGAGCTCGTCACGCATATAAACAAGGACTTCACTCTAAAGCTGATGGAATCGCTTCACATGCAGAAGGACTTCTTACACATGCAACGGGTCCCTTTTCTCATGCAGAAGGGACAAAAACAAAGGCAACTGGACATAGTTCGCATAGTGAAGGAAGTGAAACGACAGCAGGCGGCTCTTATTCTCACGCGGAAGGAAAACATACAATTTCTTTAGGTGAAGCAGCACACGCAGAAGGAACCGCAACTATCGCTAATGGATTCTCATCTCATGCGGAAGGAACTCATACATCAACAGCTAATTTTGCAGGTAGTCATATTATGGGGCGCTTCGGCACAGCAGAAGAAGCTTATTCTTGGTTTATTGCGAATGGCACAAGTGAAACCAATCATAATATAGGGGCAAAATGGCTTGCTCATAACGGAGAAATGTATATCGATGGTGCTTCTTACAATGCAAGCGGAACAGATTTTGCACAAATGTTTGAAACAGCAGACCACAAACCTATTGATGTCGGCTATTTCGTTACATTTAGTAGTGAAGAAAAAATCCGGGTAGCTACTTCAAATGATTCATTCATATTAGGAATATCTAGCGCCACTCCTGCTCTCATAGGAAATAGCGGTGCTTTAAGTTGGCAAAAACGCTATGAAACAGATAGCTTCGGAAAACGTCAATATACACGTACTAACAAACAAGAAATACAGCCCCTTTTAAATACAGAATGGGATCCAGCTTGTAAGTATATATCAAGAAAAGACCGTACTGAGTGGCTTCCTGTCGGATTAATTGGACAAATGTTAGTACGTGATGACGGCACTTGCGAAACACACGGGTATTGTCGTCCAAATGATGACGGCATTGCTACAAAAGCTGAAAGTGGCTTTTTCGTTATAAAACGTACTGGTGAAAATCAAATTTTAATATTATTCCGCTAA
- the prpE gene encoding bis(5'-nucleosyl)-tetraphosphatase PrpE: MKYDIIGDIHGCFQEFQDLTTKLGYSWDSGIPIHNAKRRLAFVGDITDRGPHSLRMIEIVWELVINRKDAYYAPGNHCNKLYRFFLGRNVTIAHGLETTVAEYEALPSNKQQIIKEKFITLYEQSPLYHILDEKNLIVCHAGIRQDYIGRQDKKVQTFVLYGDITGEKHPDGSPVRRDWAKEYKGETWIVYGHTPVNEPRFVNHTVNIDTGAVFGGKLTGLRYPELETVSVPSSLPFVPEKFRPIS, encoded by the coding sequence ATGAAATATGACATTATAGGTGATATTCACGGATGCTTCCAAGAGTTTCAAGATTTAACAACGAAACTAGGGTATAGCTGGGATAGTGGTATCCCAATTCATAACGCAAAACGAAGGCTTGCATTCGTTGGTGATATTACAGACCGAGGTCCTCATTCATTACGGATGATTGAAATTGTATGGGAGCTCGTAATAAATAGAAAAGATGCTTATTATGCTCCAGGGAATCACTGTAATAAACTGTATCGTTTCTTCCTTGGACGTAATGTTACAATCGCTCATGGGCTCGAAACAACTGTTGCAGAATATGAAGCATTGCCTTCTAATAAGCAACAAATAATAAAAGAAAAATTCATTACTCTTTACGAACAATCACCGCTATATCACATACTGGATGAAAAAAATTTAATCGTCTGTCACGCTGGTATTCGGCAAGATTACATAGGAAGACAAGATAAAAAAGTACAAACCTTTGTATTATATGGTGATATTACAGGCGAAAAACACCCTGACGGCTCACCTGTCCGCCGAGATTGGGCGAAAGAGTATAAGGGTGAAACATGGATTGTTTATGGACATACACCTGTCAATGAACCTCGCTTTGTGAATCATACAGTCAATATTGATACTGGTGCTGTCTTTGGTGGTAAACTAACTGGACTACGTTACCCTGAGTTGGAGACCGTTTCTGTCCCTTCTTCCCTACCTTTTGTCCCTGAAAAGTTCCGTCCAATTTCATAA
- a CDS encoding FtsW/RodA/SpoVE family cell cycle protein, whose translation MKDPNPQYQIDYILIFILFAIGTVSCFAIASAQASLPPFLQNVNFVLKQIQWYAIGFIAIGVIMVIDFDRYKQIAWYLYSFALILLIGLELQVPSAVTIKGATAWYTLSGIGNFQPSEIMKLFLIIVVGRIIANHNEKYLFRTTREDFILLLKIFAASLPPLLLIAKEPDLGNTMVISAMLATMVLVSGIRWRFILGLTSGIFAIGSTLTYIYFTHTEFFKEHILKEYQLNRFYGWLAPYEYDAQGYQLRQAFLATGSGEMQGKGWENGQVYFPEPHTDFIFTNIAEQFGFLGASIIISLFFLLIYRMIHIALESNEPFGSYICAGTIGVFTFQVFQNIGMTIGLLPITGITLPLMSYGGSSLLTYMVAIGFILNVRSRTKIFMFK comes from the coding sequence GTGAAAGATCCGAACCCTCAATATCAAATAGACTACATATTAATATTCATTTTATTTGCCATCGGGACTGTTAGTTGCTTTGCTATTGCAAGTGCACAAGCTTCTTTACCACCATTTTTACAAAACGTAAATTTTGTATTAAAACAAATCCAATGGTATGCCATTGGATTTATCGCCATTGGTGTTATTATGGTTATTGATTTCGATCGCTATAAACAAATTGCTTGGTATTTATATAGCTTTGCACTCATACTTCTAATTGGCCTAGAACTTCAAGTTCCTAGCGCCGTTACAATTAAAGGGGCTACCGCGTGGTACACACTTTCAGGGATTGGAAACTTTCAGCCTTCTGAAATTATGAAATTATTTTTGATTATCGTCGTTGGACGAATTATAGCGAATCATAATGAAAAATACCTTTTTCGGACAACTCGTGAAGATTTCATTTTACTTTTAAAAATATTTGCAGCTAGTTTACCTCCTCTACTTCTAATCGCAAAAGAACCTGATTTAGGAAACACAATGGTTATTTCAGCGATGCTTGCAACAATGGTTTTAGTTTCTGGTATACGTTGGCGCTTTATCCTCGGATTAACCTCCGGTATTTTTGCCATAGGCTCTACCTTAACATATATTTATTTCACGCATACAGAGTTCTTTAAAGAGCACATTCTAAAAGAATATCAATTAAATCGCTTCTATGGTTGGCTTGCACCTTATGAATATGACGCACAAGGATACCAATTAAGACAAGCATTCTTAGCTACTGGATCAGGAGAGATGCAAGGAAAAGGATGGGAAAATGGACAAGTATATTTTCCAGAGCCACACACAGATTTTATTTTCACAAATATCGCTGAACAATTCGGTTTTTTAGGAGCAAGTATCATTATTTCACTTTTTTTCTTACTCATATACCGAATGATCCATATCGCTTTAGAAAGCAATGAACCTTTCGGTAGTTATATTTGCGCTGGTACAATCGGAGTGTTTACGTTCCAAGTATTCCAAAATATCGGGATGACAATTGGCTTACTCCCTATTACAGGAATAACATTACCTCTTATGAGCTACGGCGGGAGTTCACTGCTCACATATATGGTTGCTATTGGATTTATTTTGAACGTACGCTCAAGAACTAAAATCTTTATGTTTAAATGA
- a CDS encoding glycosyltransferase, producing MNNKKKSPLVSILIPTYNRPHYFKIALESALAQSYPNIEVIIGDDSTNDETEILINEQYLPNYKNITYIRNTTTLGQFHNDLMLLEKSNGEYINFLMDDDVFYNHKIQKMMAYFEQDTNKNLALITSYRVRIDDQGNLIGDAHPTQRLYSEDIQLNGIFLGDWMLRDGHNIIGEPTTILFRKQLLTEPFGTLQDRPYACSVDMASWISLLSKGDAVYISEPLSQFRYHAGQQIHDKLLEGSEDFLHLIITSKEYGFLQNTKDYRIALLSAYQWCKNSLIYYHSIPDPIPDAHVRLSHCLDIIIKELNH from the coding sequence ATGAATAATAAAAAAAAGTCACCTCTCGTTTCCATCCTTATTCCCACTTATAATCGACCACATTATTTCAAAATTGCTCTAGAAAGTGCATTAGCGCAAAGTTATCCGAATATTGAAGTTATTATTGGGGACGATAGTACAAATGATGAAACAGAGATCTTAATAAATGAACAGTATTTACCTAATTATAAAAATATAACATACATTCGAAATACCACTACTTTAGGACAATTTCATAACGATCTTATGCTATTAGAGAAATCTAATGGGGAGTATATAAATTTTTTAATGGACGATGATGTGTTTTATAATCATAAAATACAAAAAATGATGGCTTATTTTGAGCAAGACACAAATAAAAATCTCGCTCTTATAACCTCTTATCGAGTACGTATTGATGATCAGGGAAATTTAATTGGAGATGCTCATCCAACACAAAGATTATATAGCGAAGACATTCAATTAAACGGAATATTTTTAGGCGACTGGATGTTAAGAGATGGCCATAACATTATCGGTGAGCCTACAACTATTCTGTTTAGAAAACAGTTACTCACTGAACCTTTTGGAACACTACAAGATAGACCATATGCTTGTAGTGTCGATATGGCATCCTGGATTTCTCTACTTTCTAAAGGAGATGCAGTGTATATATCTGAGCCGTTAAGTCAATTTCGCTACCATGCTGGGCAACAAATACACGACAAGCTCCTTGAAGGCTCTGAAGATTTTCTGCATCTCATTATAACATCAAAAGAATATGGCTTTTTACAAAATACTAAGGACTATAGAATAGCCCTACTTAGCGCTTACCAATGGTGTAAAAACTCCTTAATATATTATCACAGTATACCAGATCCCATTCCAGATGCACATGTACGTCTTTCCCATTGTTTGGATATAATTATAAAAGAGCTGAATCATTAG
- a CDS encoding class I SAM-dependent methyltransferase yields the protein MSELEKKIALIPPPELVQYVGGDFQKVGKEFIKHFIQIGSLKSNETVLDVGCGVGRMAVPLMNYLSDDGAYYGFDLFKDGITWCKNNISAARSNFHFEHVDIYNQFYNPEGKEDASQYKFPYEDDSFDFIFLTSVFTHLLQKELEHYVSEIVRVLKKDGRCFITFFLINPESSYYLNSGLSTLGFYHQIENCYVLNKDIPNFAVAYPEEDIRILLNKHGLEVINKPHYGLWCGRNEYTSYQDIVLTKKASER from the coding sequence ATGAGCGAGCTTGAAAAAAAAATCGCATTAATCCCACCTCCCGAACTCGTCCAATATGTAGGGGGCGACTTTCAAAAGGTTGGAAAAGAATTCATAAAACATTTTATTCAAATTGGTAGTTTAAAATCCAATGAAACAGTGTTAGATGTAGGTTGTGGTGTCGGCCGAATGGCGGTCCCATTAATGAATTACTTAAGCGATGATGGAGCTTATTATGGATTTGATTTATTTAAAGATGGCATTACATGGTGCAAAAATAATATTTCAGCTGCCCGTAGCAATTTTCATTTTGAACACGTTGATATATATAATCAATTCTACAACCCAGAAGGAAAAGAAGATGCTTCTCAATACAAATTTCCATATGAAGACGATTCATTCGATTTTATTTTTTTAACTTCTGTATTTACCCATCTCCTTCAGAAAGAATTAGAACATTACGTATCTGAGATTGTACGTGTTCTAAAAAAAGATGGGAGATGTTTTATTACCTTCTTTCTCATTAACCCTGAATCATCCTATTACTTAAATTCAGGGCTAAGTACATTAGGTTTTTATCATCAAATTGAAAATTGTTATGTTTTGAATAAAGATATTCCTAATTTCGCAGTTGCCTATCCTGAAGAAGATATCCGCATCTTATTAAATAAACATGGCTTAGAGGTAATTAATAAACCGCATTATGGTTTATGGTGCGGCAGAAATGAGTATACAAGTTATCAAGATATCGTTCTTACAAAAAAAGCTTCTGAAAGGTAG
- a CDS encoding TylF/MycF family methyltransferase produces the protein MENKSAVQLYLELLKKTILFEIWLEYEPYLPASLHISKELPYEPVTVPLPLFIKQYAENHNLKIIKPNVLKSERQDGMDWPRAAHSMIGRERMNQLHEALETVVRENIEGDFIETGVWRGGSCIFMNGFLQANNITDRNIWVADSFEGLPTPNIEQYPRDFGDYLHSFDYLRVSLEQVQENFRKYDLLNDQVKFLKGWFKDTLPSAPIEKIAIARLDGDMYESTMDGLVNLYDKVSTGGYIIIDDYGLPPCAEAVTDFRNQRNLKAPITKIDVFGVYWRKE, from the coding sequence ATGGAAAATAAATCTGCTGTCCAGCTTTATCTCGAGTTGTTAAAGAAAACAATTCTGTTTGAAATATGGCTAGAGTATGAGCCATATTTACCTGCTTCGTTACATATATCTAAGGAACTTCCATACGAACCCGTTACAGTTCCACTCCCTTTATTTATTAAACAATATGCAGAAAATCATAATTTAAAAATTATTAAACCTAACGTTTTAAAAAGCGAACGTCAAGACGGAATGGATTGGCCAAGAGCAGCACACAGTATGATCGGCCGGGAACGCATGAATCAATTACATGAAGCATTAGAAACAGTTGTCCGTGAAAATATAGAAGGTGATTTTATTGAAACAGGTGTGTGGCGCGGGGGATCGTGCATTTTTATGAATGGGTTTTTACAAGCAAATAACATTACTGATCGCAATATATGGGTTGCCGATTCATTTGAGGGCCTCCCAACACCAAATATAGAACAATACCCGAGAGATTTCGGCGATTACTTACACAGCTTTGATTATTTACGTGTTTCTTTGGAACAAGTACAAGAAAACTTTAGAAAATACGATTTATTAAATGACCAGGTAAAGTTTTTAAAAGGTTGGTTTAAAGATACTTTACCGTCAGCACCGATAGAAAAAATTGCAATTGCTCGCCTTGACGGTGATATGTATGAATCAACAATGGATGGTCTTGTAAACTTATACGATAAAGTTTCAACAGGTGGCTATATTATTATTGATGATTACGGACTACCACCATGCGCTGAGGCTGTGACAGACTTTAGAAATCAAAGAAACTTAAAAGCACCCATTACTAAAATTGATGTATTCGGTGTTTATTGGCGAAAAGAATAG
- a CDS encoding exosporium leader peptide-containing protein, whose amino-acid sequence MSNNNYSDGLNPDESLSASAFDPNLVGPTLPPIPPFTLPTGPTGPTGPTGPTGPTSGTGATGATGPTGPTGPTGPTGPTGPTSGTGATGPTGSTGPTGSTGSTGPTGPTGPTGPTGPTGPTGPTGPTGPTGPTGPTGPTGPTGPTGPTGPSGLGLPAGLYAFNSATISVALGINEPVPFNTVGSQFGTAISQLDADTFIISETGFYKITVIAYTALVSVLGSLAIQVNGVNVPGAGTSLISLGAPLVIQAITQITITPSMVEAVVTGLGLSLALGTSASIIIEKIA is encoded by the coding sequence ATGTCAAATAATAATTATTCAGACGGCTTAAATCCAGATGAATCCTTATCAGCTAGTGCATTTGACCCTAATCTTGTAGGACCAACTTTACCACCAATACCGCCATTTACCCTTCCGACCGGGCCTACTGGACCTACTGGACCTACCGGGCCGACTGGACCTACTAGCGGTACTGGCGCGACTGGCGCGACTGGGCCGACTGGACCTACTGGACCGACTGGACCGACTGGACCTACCGGGCCGACTAGCGGTACTGGCGCAACTGGACCTACTGGTTCGACTGGACCTACTGGCTCGACTGGTTCGACTGGACCGACTGGACCTACTGGACCTACTGGACCGACTGGACCGACTGGACCGACTGGACCTACTGGACCTACTGGACCTACTGGACCTACTGGACCTACTGGACCTACTGGACCGACTGGACCTACCGGGCCGACTGGACCATCTGGATTAGGACTTCCAGCAGGATTGTACGCATTTAACTCTGCTACAATTAGCGTAGCTCTTGGAATTAATGAGCCAGTACCATTTAATACTGTTGGATCTCAGTTTGGTACAGCAATTTCTCAATTAGATGCCGATACTTTCATCATAAGTGAAACTGGATTCTACAAAATTACTGTTATCGCATATACTGCATTAGTAAGTGTATTAGGTAGCCTTGCAATTCAAGTTAACGGTGTCAATGTACCAGGTGCCGGAACAAGTTTAATCTCACTTGGAGCACCTCTCGTTATCCAAGCGATTACACAAATTACAATAACTCCATCAATGGTTGAAGCAGTTGTTACAGGACTTGGCTTATCGCTAGCTCTTGGTACTAGTGCATCAATTATTATTGAAAAAATTGCTTAA
- a CDS encoding glycosyltransferase family 2 protein — MLNKQGITISLCMIVRDEENTIDRCLDAVEKIVDEIVIVDTGSVDRTKKNVEKYTSNIYDFQWIDDFAAARNFAFSKATQEYILWLDADDVLLEDAQELLKTLKRELDGKVDAVSMPYYLVMDSNGKPLYCTRRYRLVKREKQFQWFGKVHEYLAVSGEIYNSNVAITHKKEKEVTNRNLKIFQNAVAAGEELSPRDLFYYGNESMDNQKYDDAVLLYETFLNQEEGWHEEKIYACGKLGDCYAKLGDWEKAVESCTKSFRYGIPRGENCTRIGYIYMEQQKYNEAIFWFKLATEVPLAEDSPFHSPASYTWIPYLQMCICYSRLGDQDKAYYYNELAASYVPNNAAIEYNRKYFRGVYDKQYKM, encoded by the coding sequence ATGTTGAACAAGCAAGGAATTACAATTAGTCTATGTATGATTGTTCGAGATGAGGAAAATACAATAGATCGATGTTTGGACGCGGTAGAAAAAATCGTGGATGAAATTGTAATAGTTGATACAGGTTCTGTTGATCGAACGAAAAAAAATGTAGAAAAATACACTTCTAACATATACGATTTTCAATGGATTGATGATTTTGCAGCGGCTAGAAATTTTGCTTTTTCAAAAGCAACACAAGAATATATATTATGGCTAGATGCGGATGATGTTTTATTAGAGGATGCTCAAGAATTACTGAAAACATTAAAACGAGAGTTAGATGGTAAAGTTGACGCTGTTTCTATGCCTTATTATCTTGTAATGGATTCTAATGGGAAACCTTTATATTGCACAAGAAGATATCGACTTGTAAAGCGTGAAAAACAGTTTCAATGGTTTGGAAAGGTACATGAGTATTTGGCTGTTTCTGGTGAGATTTACAATAGTAATGTCGCTATTACACATAAAAAGGAAAAAGAAGTAACGAATCGTAATTTAAAAATTTTTCAAAATGCTGTAGCAGCTGGAGAAGAATTAAGCCCGAGAGATTTATTTTATTACGGTAATGAATCTATGGATAATCAAAAATATGACGATGCGGTTCTGCTGTATGAAACATTTCTTAATCAAGAGGAAGGATGGCATGAAGAGAAAATTTATGCATGTGGTAAGTTAGGGGATTGTTATGCGAAGTTAGGAGACTGGGAGAAGGCAGTTGAATCTTGTACGAAGTCGTTTCGTTATGGTATTCCTAGAGGAGAAAATTGTACAAGAATAGGATATATATATATGGAACAACAAAAGTATAATGAAGCGATATTTTGGTTTAAGCTAGCAACTGAAGTGCCGCTAGCAGAGGATAGTCCTTTTCACAGTCCGGCTAGTTATACGTGGATTCCATATTTGCAAATGTGTATTTGTTATAGCAGATTAGGAGATCAAGATAAAGCTTATTATTATAATGAATTAGCAGCTTCTTATGTTCCGAATAATGCTGCGATTGAATATAACCGTAAATATTTTAGAGGCGTCTATGATAAACAATATAAAATGTGA